One Purpureocillium takamizusanense chromosome 1, complete sequence genomic window carries:
- a CDS encoding uncharacterized protein (EggNog:ENOG503PHY6) translates to MAPRISPDPDLSLCVTGGQDGTPSIDPDVPQSDDTLPRLKNLIETRKKEQPKDNSNAEAIEVLPGGNCAREEEGFRLLASSKEQAPNAAGLDNAKRPTPYTNGLYHVSPTASPTTPPASHTPHESYLSHDFECTSYPIDPALTACPQGETCTSSEVSGACGPKQNASSWEAFRGGLYGCELDGATNVPSLATAGGDERCQIGIETSGQLSPGDQWSSNGLPYFRTSDRRHGSTIRSDDASSCVLAEEHADAVQPPRKRRRAESLAGNLPSPPASTSTENDADDVSKVAEFEEWALENVLLKRIMVDGVATFQLQFDWNLCTTHCGLKAKNPKQAQRGANRSAPQRRNSTIQGIFTSDEDDSIIRLKEELQLPWTEIHRRHTEQYPGRSKGSLQVRYCTKLRCRKGIE, encoded by the exons ATGGCGCCTCGCATATCTCCTGACCCCGACTTGAGTCTCTGCGTCACCGGTGGGCAAGATGGGACTCCCAGCATTGACCCAGACGTGCCGCAATCGGACGACACACTACCACGTCTTAAGAATCTCATCGAGACTCGCAAGAAAGAACAGCCGAAGGACAATAGCAATGCTG AAGCCATCGAGGTCTTACCTGGTGGCAATTGCGCCCGTGAAGAAGAGGGCTTCCGCCTGCTCGCATCGTCGAAGGAGCAAGCTCCCAAcgcggccggccttgatAATGCAAAACGCCCAACGCCGTACACCAACGGCCTGTACCATGTCTCCCCAACAGCGTCACCGACAACCCCGCCTGCATCTCACACACCTCATGAGAGCTATCTGTCGCACGACTTTGAGTGCACCTCGTACCCGATCGATCCTGCCCTCACGGCCTGCCCTCAAGGCGAAACCTGTACATCGAGCGAGGTATCTGGCGCGTGCGGCCCGAAGCAGAATGCCAGCTCTTGGGAGGCTTTCCGCGGTGGCTTGTATGGTTGTGAGCTGGATGGCGCAACCAATGTCCCCTCATTGGCGACGGCAGGTGGAGACGAACGTTGCCAAATCGGCATTGAGACGAGCGGGCAGCTTTCACCGGGAGATCAATGGTCTAGCAATGGACTTCCATACTTCAGGACCTCTGACCGTCGACACGGAAGTACGATACGCAGCGACGATGCATCCTCCTGCGTTTTAGCCGAGGAGCACGCAGACGCCGTGCAACCGCCACGCAAGCGCCGCAGAGCGGAATCGCTCGCTGGTAATTTGCCCTCTCCGCCAGCATCAACCTCTACAGAAAATGATGCAGATGATGTCTCCAAGGTTGCAGAGTTCGAGGAGTGGGCATTGGAGAATGTCCTACTCAAACGCATCATGGTGGACGGCGTGGCGACCTTTCAATTGCAGTTTGACTGGAACCTGTGCACCACGCATTGTGGCCTCAAGGCAAAAAACCCCAAGCaggcccagcgcggcgcTAATCGGTCTGCTCCGCAGAGGAGGAATAGCACTATACAGGGCATATTCACATCGGACGAAGACGATTCGATCATCCGCTTAAAGGAAGAGCTTCAGCTTCCGTGGACGGAGATCCATCGACGGCACACAGAGCAGTATCCAGGGCGGTCCAAAGGTTCGCTTCAGGTGCGGTATTGTACAAAACTGAGGTGTCGGAAGGGCATTGAATGA
- a CDS encoding uncharacterized protein (EggNog:ENOG503P4TR~TransMembrane:4 (i33-55o75-95i135-162o459-484i)), with protein MDKPAAQDAVDSDHDDPGPDSPALSRSTRHRRILFTVFVKWVVTVALAASVYVVLWSYSSKAAMSSGTKREFNVIVTGLSIGLGLSTASSLKAMVRELRWWLLSLRQYSSKEVELILKSEHLSCMIQLGWISRDLIVWLFVLFWLFINLAAQIAVATIGLTYNVDSAENMAVTAPGMVYVPNLSSVGSIKDPENTKPELLRYFAHEHGLYAEHLRPGSDQNLPRPGTIDSMKRPNMFYSDHSTRCTYVFYESAPYNMTGAAPPDVRVATNRSIASITTCSSHRVLDDGAGWNMTITLDDGNETRIGPPNWNGLGQMLYMTDLEQLDLTTRWSIVKAFEASVTGFWYYQCNVSIEQTTNAVLEAHKLSAFVATLASAGIALQGYGAVFTATNRSRSRDQFQSYPFESFYGTPVQGNATVMGWHLSQFAVGVIASVAERNDFRLVPGMTPLETTTLKLFDWGFVHLNLGLIVGLQLLLAAGTAWIATRQRSWHAPR; from the exons ATGGACAAGCCGGCTGCCCAAGACGCCGTGGACAGCGATCACGATGATCCCGGACCGGATTCTCCTGCTTTGAGTCGGAGCACACGACACAGGCGGATCCTGTTTACGGTCTTTGTGAAATGGGTCGTGACTGTCGCATTGGCCGCGTCCGTATACGTCGTTCTCTGGAGTTATTCCAGCAAAGCTGCCATGTCTAGCGGCACGAAGCGGGAGTTCAATGTCATTGTCACAGGGCTGTCCATAGGTCTGGGCTTGAGCACCGCCAGCTcgctcaaggccatggtgAGAGAACTGCGTTGGTGGCTCCTAAGCCTACGACAATACTCGTCCAAGGAG GTCGAGCTCATCTTAAAGAGCGAGCATCTCAGCTGCATGATACAATTGGGGTGGATATCGCGCGATTTGATAGTGTGGTTGTTTGTCTTGTTCTGGCTTTTCATCAACTTG GCCGCGCAGATTGCCGTCGCAACAATCGGCTTGACGTACAACGTGGACTCTGCAGAGAACATGGCTGTGACGGCGCCCGGGATGGTATATGTACCAAACCTGTCTTCGGTCGGGTCCATTAAGGACCCAGAAAATACGAAACCCGAACTGCTGCGATATTTCGCCCACGA GCATGGATTATATGCCGAGCATCTCCGCCCAGGCAGCGACCAGAATCTGCCGCGCCCCGGCACTATCGACAGCATGAAGAGGCCCAACATGTTTTATAGCGATCACTCGACCCGATGCACCTATGTTTTTTACGAGTCAGCCCCATATAACATGACCGGAGCAGCGCCTCCCGATGTCCGGGTGGCGACGAATCGCTCCATAGCTTCCATAACGACTTGCAGCAGCCATCGGGTCCTCGATGATGGTGCCGGCTGGAACATGACAATCACCCTCGATGATGGCAACGAGACTCGGATTGGGCCTCCAAACTGGAACGGTTTGGGCCAAATGCTCTACATGACCGACTTGGAGCAACTGGACCTGACGACTAGGTGGAGCATTGTCAAGGCCTTCGAGGCGTCGGTAACGGGCTTCTGGTATTATCAGTGCAACGTTTCCATCGAGCAAACCACCAATGCTGTGCTGGAGGCGCACAAACTCAGCGCTTTCGTGGCGACGCTGGCCTCAGCTGGCATCGCACTCCAGGGATAtggcgccgtcttcaccgcAACGAACCGCAGCAGGTCCCGGGATCAGTTCCAGAGCTACCCGTTCGAATCCTTCTACGGAACCCCGGTGCAAGGCAACGCCACCGTTATGGGCTGGCACTTATCGCAGTTTGCAGTAGGCGTTATTGCAAGCGTCGCTGAAAGAAACGACTTCCGCCTAGTCCCCGGCATGACTCCCTTGGAGACTACCACCCTCAAGCTATTCGACTGGGGGTTTGTGCATCTGAACCTCGGACTCATCGTgggcctgcagctgctgcttgctgctgggaCGGCTTGGATCGCTACACGTCAACGTAGTTGGCACGCGCCGCGGTAA
- a CDS encoding uncharacterized protein (COG:E~EggNog:ENOG50KOG1121): MDSKEAARAALEQIEGDDETAFGADFAQRVKTQRALGWRRLGPLGKIDISVHMRENNYRWNLFKKRTGRSLGMDNDTRWNSWFLLLDVALNLQEHVEWYQRRYYDNLQDDYLAPNGWSIPRETRTFLQPFWKITRLTEGRYTTLDRTLFTMDVLHRHYTQAFQKHHDNHALRSCIAASWAVFDKYYQLTDESPAYECWLTCWRL; encoded by the exons ATGGACTCCAAGGAGGCTGCACGAGCCGCTCTAGAGCAgatcgagggcgacgacgaaacTGCGTTCGGTGCCGACTTTGCACAGCGGGTCAAGACTCAAAGAGCGCTAGGTTGGCGTCGATTAGGGCCTCTTGGTAAAATCGACATCTCGGTCCACATGCGCGAGAACAATTACCGGTGGAATCTCTTCAAGAAACGAACTGGCCGGTCACTGGGGATGGACAACGATACGCGCTGGAACTCATGGTTTCTGCTTCTGGACGTTGCCCTCAATCTCCAGGAGCATGTGGAGTGGTACCAGAGAAGATACTATGACAACCTACAGGACGACTATCTCGCCCCTAATGGGTGGAGCATCCCGAGGGAAACGCGCACTTTCCTTCAACCATTCTGGAAGATCACTCGGCTTACAGAGGGTCGCTATACCACCCTCGACCGCACACTCTTCACCATGGACGTCCTTCACAGGCATTACACACAGGCTTTCCAAAAGCATCATGACAACCATGCACTCCGCAGCTGCATTGCTGCCTCATGGGCTGTATTTGACAAGTACTACCAGCTTACGGATGAGAGCCCTGCCTATG AATGCTGGCTTACCTGCTGGCGATTGTGA
- a CDS encoding uncharacterized protein (COG:L~EggNog:ENOG503P5TX): MVGRRENAKQPQTLGPMHANLKNPTYSTTVSTTFRHHLFKVHGIELDAHNHPVKKQRDSLIQDAFAKAGEVSAAKQLMRQEDTLRAAANRKAALEALVQLVTVRNLSYYCSSWPELHVLIGAVNYTTEGIISLSHGSIRKLVSNS, from the exons ATGGTCGGACGGCGCGAAAACGCAAAACAACCGCAAACTCTTGGGCCCATGCACGCGAACCTCAAGA ATCCGACCTATTCGACGACTGTCTCAACTACTTTCCGCCATCACTTGTTCAAAGTCCACGGGATTGAGTTGGACGCCCACAACCACCCTGTCAAGAAGCAGCGCGACAGTCTTATCCAGGATGCTTTCGCAAAGGCTGGCGAGGTGAGCGCTGCAAAGCAGTTGATGAGGCAGGAAGACACTCTTAGAGCTGCAGCCAATCGGAAGGCCGCTCTCGAGGCTCTGGTCCAGCTCGTCACCGTCCGCAACCTCTCCTACTATTGCAGTTCCTGGCCAGAGCTACACGTGCTTATCGGTGCTGTCAACTACACCACGGAAGGCATCATTAGCCTCTCACACGGCTCCATCCGAAAGCTTGTCTCCAATTCCTAG
- a CDS encoding uncharacterized protein (COG:S~EggNog:ENOG503Q0NY) → MPRRHQVRIACQRCRRKRAKCDGEDPCERCKEAGGECVFDHSRRESKDDLRAEIERLRRTNECNDALLDALSSMDDADTYHMVAQGLMDGTVTRQSIYNDLPDHMRVAGAPLSILDGIISPSLRRKSQTTSPAEASSSDVWPATCPHCRGALPAASATSDSDEFSCRTSERHHSADALSENNCLVTPGSSAGSVTSLPSTSGDENLRSAAPWTRTGWSVAKVRDHLQSLLTWDYLPFCLLCRDPFLQDFASGEGRYCSRALVNSLLALSMRIVGKPHHPHSQRHHQEKQDPLVTVADGGSPSSDWSDSQALFDEAEALVSGQGRPGSLPDIQALGMLALYQVSCGREAEAGELAETFAAAMTDLCLQEPLSADNHDSQDALVRATTYCGAVSLVRILKLLTAQPAGVHVAVLQDDGVALDQLPCVYGPSNSAVQSMECNTLAGELASQLSSLQLIPAKIFQLTEWVYKLLASSSRVTTTDEVVLTYHRCLDWYESFFAMLKTDGSNSPFVLFIHMYYQFCLLALFRPHVSTPLEGLIAHPREISLQAAQSILALSQSYVGVFGLQRVSPLVPYFVCAAGLLNLAVEEAGHGMLGAVPMPLLQDLGDRVVVKTAESPKDAIKKESDDDAMDVEPKHRGRPSGEQRDRQLLRQSHINMPAVVHARLLLSEMSAVHPVAELAEGMFHRAPDRN, encoded by the exons atgcctcgacgacaccagGTTCGCATCGCATGCCAGCGCTGCAGGAGAAAAAGAGCCAAG TGTGATGGCGAGGACCCTTGCGAGAGGTGCAAGGAGGCAGGTGGTGAGTGTGTCTTCGACCACTCCCGACGGGAGTCCAAGGACGACCTTCGCGCCGAAAtcgagcggctgcggcggacCAACGAGTGTAACGATGCTCTTCTTGACGCGCTCTCCTccatggacgacgccgacacgtACCACATGGTGGCACAGGGCCTCATGGACGGCACCGTCACGCGTCAGTCCATATATAACGACCTCCCCGACCATATGAGGGTCGCTGGAGCGCCCCTGTCCATTCTAGACGGCATTATCTCACCGTCTCTCCGTCGAAAGTCGCAGACGACTtcgcccgccgaggcctcCAGCTCTGATGTTTGGCCGGCGACGTGTCCGCACTGTCGCGGCGCTTTGCCAGCTGCGTCGGCCACAAGCGATAGCGACGAATTTTCCTGCCGGACGAGCGAGCGCCACCACTCGGCCGACGCCCTATCCGAAAACAACTGCCTCGTAACGCCAGGCTCCAGTGCGGGCTCTGTTACCTCGCTGCCGTCCACGTCCGGGGACGAAAACctccgcagcgccgcccctTGGACCCGCACCGGGTGGTCGGTCGCGAAGGTCCGGGACCACCTCCAGTCGCTTCTTACGTGGGACTATCTGCCCTTCTGCCTCCTCTGCAGAGACCCATTTCTGCAGGACTTTGCCAGTGGAGAGGGGCGTTACTGCTCTCGGGCGCTCGTCAACTCGCTCCTCGCTCTGTCGATGCGAATCGTCGGTAAGCCTCACCATCCTCATTCACAGCGACACCATCAGGAGAAGCAGGACCCTCTCGTCACTGTGGCCGATGGCGGGTCTCCCTCGTCTGACTGGTCTGATAGCCAGGCCCTgttcgacgaggccgaggccctgGTAAGCGGCCaggggcggccgggcagccTCCCAGATATCCAAGCTCTCGGCATGCTTGCCCTGTATCAAGTCAGCTGTGGTCgtgaggccgaggcgggagAGCTTGCCGAGACATTTGCCGCAGCAATGACGGATCTATGCCTTCAAGAACCGCTATCTGCAGACAACCATGACAGCCAGGACGCACTTGTGCGCGCGACGACATACTGCGGTgccgtctcgctcgtccG GATACTCAAACTCTTGACAGCACAACCTGCCGGGGTTCACGTCGCAGTATTgcaggacgacggggtcgcCCTTGACCAGCTGCCTTGCGTTTACGGGCCGAGCAACTCGGCCGTACAGTCTATGGAATGCA ATACactggcgggcgagctcgcgTCCCAACTCAGCAGCCTGCAGCTTATTCCAGCTAAGATCTTCCAACTTACCGAATGGGTATATAAGCTcctcgcgtcgtcgtcgcgcgtgaCCACGACCGATGAGGTCGTGCTGACATACCACCGGTGCCTCGATTGGTATGAGAGCTTCTTTGCGATGCTCAAGACTGACGGGAGCAACTCTCCATTTGTTCTTTTCATCCA CATGTACTACCAATTctgcctgctcgccctcTTCAGACCCCACGTGAGCACGCCACTCGAAGGACTTATTGCACATCCGCGTGAGATCTCTCTGCAAGCTGCGCAGTCGATCCTTGCGCTCTCGCAGTCGTACGTCGGCGTGTTCGGCTTGCAGCGCGTGTCTCCCCTGGTGCCGTACTTTGTGTGCGCGGCGGGGCTGTTGaaccttgccgtcgaggaggctgGGCACGGCATGCTCGGGGCCGTACCCATGCCCCTGCTGCAGGACCTCGGCGACAGGGTGGTGgtcaagacggccgagtcgccgaAGGATGCGATCAAGAAGGAgtctgacgacgatgcgatgGACGTGGAACCAAAACACAGGGGCAGACCGAGCGGCGAGCAACGCGaccggcagctgctgcggcaaTCACACATCAACATGCCAGCGGTGGTGCACGCGCGACTGCTGCTCTCTGAGATGAGCGCCGTGCACCCTGTGGCCGAGCTCGCGGAAGGGATGTTTCACAGGGCACCCGACAGGAACTAG
- a CDS encoding uncharacterized protein (COG:S~EggNog:ENOG503Q0NY) has translation MDDADTYHMVAQGLMDGTVTRQSIYNDLPDHMRVAGAPLSILDGIISPSLRRKSQTTSPAEASSSDVWPATCPHCRGALPAASATSDSDEFSCRTSERHHSADALSENNCLVTPGSSAGSVTSLPSTSGDENLRSAAPWTRTGWSVAKVRDHLQSLLTWDYLPFCLLCRDPFLQDFASGEGRYCSRALVNSLLALSMRIVGKPHHPHSQRHHQEKQDPLVTVADGGSPSSDWSDSQALFDEAEALVSGQGRPGSLPDIQALGMLALYQVSCGREAEAGELAETFAAAMTDLCLQEPLSADNHDSQDALVRATTYCGAVSLVRILKLLTAQPAGVHVAVLQDDGVALDQLPCVYGPSNSAVQSMECNTLAGELASQLSSLQLIPAKIFQLTEWVYKLLASSSRVTTTDEVVLTYHRCLDWYESFFAMLKTDGSNSPFVLFIHMYYQFCLLALFRPHVSTPLEGLIAHPREISLQAAQSILALSQSYVGVFGLQRVSPLVPYFVCAAGLLNLAVEEAGHGMLGAVPMPLLQDLGDRVVVKTAESPKDAIKKESDDDAMDVEPKHRGRPSGEQRDRQLLRQSHINMPAVVHARLLLSEMSAVHPVAELAEGMFHRAPDRN, from the exons atggacgacgccgacacgtACCACATGGTGGCACAGGGCCTCATGGACGGCACCGTCACGCGTCAGTCCATATATAACGACCTCCCCGACCATATGAGGGTCGCTGGAGCGCCCCTGTCCATTCTAGACGGCATTATCTCACCGTCTCTCCGTCGAAAGTCGCAGACGACTtcgcccgccgaggcctcCAGCTCTGATGTTTGGCCGGCGACGTGTCCGCACTGTCGCGGCGCTTTGCCAGCTGCGTCGGCCACAAGCGATAGCGACGAATTTTCCTGCCGGACGAGCGAGCGCCACCACTCGGCCGACGCCCTATCCGAAAACAACTGCCTCGTAACGCCAGGCTCCAGTGCGGGCTCTGTTACCTCGCTGCCGTCCACGTCCGGGGACGAAAACctccgcagcgccgcccctTGGACCCGCACCGGGTGGTCGGTCGCGAAGGTCCGGGACCACCTCCAGTCGCTTCTTACGTGGGACTATCTGCCCTTCTGCCTCCTCTGCAGAGACCCATTTCTGCAGGACTTTGCCAGTGGAGAGGGGCGTTACTGCTCTCGGGCGCTCGTCAACTCGCTCCTCGCTCTGTCGATGCGAATCGTCGGTAAGCCTCACCATCCTCATTCACAGCGACACCATCAGGAGAAGCAGGACCCTCTCGTCACTGTGGCCGATGGCGGGTCTCCCTCGTCTGACTGGTCTGATAGCCAGGCCCTgttcgacgaggccgaggccctgGTAAGCGGCCaggggcggccgggcagccTCCCAGATATCCAAGCTCTCGGCATGCTTGCCCTGTATCAAGTCAGCTGTGGTCgtgaggccgaggcgggagAGCTTGCCGAGACATTTGCCGCAGCAATGACGGATCTATGCCTTCAAGAACCGCTATCTGCAGACAACCATGACAGCCAGGACGCACTTGTGCGCGCGACGACATACTGCGGTgccgtctcgctcgtccG GATACTCAAACTCTTGACAGCACAACCTGCCGGGGTTCACGTCGCAGTATTgcaggacgacggggtcgcCCTTGACCAGCTGCCTTGCGTTTACGGGCCGAGCAACTCGGCCGTACAGTCTATGGAATGCA ATACactggcgggcgagctcgcgTCCCAACTCAGCAGCCTGCAGCTTATTCCAGCTAAGATCTTCCAACTTACCGAATGGGTATATAAGCTcctcgcgtcgtcgtcgcgcgtgaCCACGACCGATGAGGTCGTGCTGACATACCACCGGTGCCTCGATTGGTATGAGAGCTTCTTTGCGATGCTCAAGACTGACGGGAGCAACTCTCCATTTGTTCTTTTCATCCA CATGTACTACCAATTctgcctgctcgccctcTTCAGACCCCACGTGAGCACGCCACTCGAAGGACTTATTGCACATCCGCGTGAGATCTCTCTGCAAGCTGCGCAGTCGATCCTTGCGCTCTCGCAGTCGTACGTCGGCGTGTTCGGCTTGCAGCGCGTGTCTCCCCTGGTGCCGTACTTTGTGTGCGCGGCGGGGCTGTTGaaccttgccgtcgaggaggctgGGCACGGCATGCTCGGGGCCGTACCCATGCCCCTGCTGCAGGACCTCGGCGACAGGGTGGTGgtcaagacggccgagtcgccgaAGGATGCGATCAAGAAGGAgtctgacgacgatgcgatgGACGTGGAACCAAAACACAGGGGCAGACCGAGCGGCGAGCAACGCGaccggcagctgctgcggcaaTCACACATCAACATGCCAGCGGTGGTGCACGCGCGACTGCTGCTCTCTGAGATGAGCGCCGTGCACCCTGTGGCCGAGCTCGCGGAAGGGATGTTTCACAGGGCACCCGACAGGAACTAG